The Solibacillus isronensis genome contains a region encoding:
- a CDS encoding alpha/beta hydrolase: MKIGVLFLHGFSGGPYEVEPFAHYIKQRIDWVVSIPTFSGHGDAEHLAMKGYKAEHWMMEAEIAYRQLKKQVDEVIVVGFSMGGVIAMYLSIRYPVKKLVLLSAAAKYVSPTQLVKDVRAIAQDMVHKKLEENELFARYKFKFKNVPLTATIEFMKVVKKTEPYIKNIQCPTFIVQGELDGIVPSATAQILFEQIQSQQKQMYISDCGKHHICYSDDCEQWFDQVYQFLLE, encoded by the coding sequence ATGAAAATCGGCGTCCTATTTTTACATGGATTTTCAGGCGGACCGTATGAAGTAGAGCCTTTTGCGCATTATATAAAGCAACGAATAGATTGGGTCGTAAGCATTCCGACGTTCTCCGGTCACGGTGATGCAGAGCATTTGGCAATGAAAGGCTATAAAGCGGAGCATTGGATGATGGAAGCGGAAATCGCATATCGGCAATTGAAAAAGCAAGTCGATGAAGTCATAGTCGTCGGTTTTTCAATGGGTGGTGTCATTGCGATGTACTTATCTATACGTTACCCAGTAAAAAAGTTGGTACTCCTAAGTGCTGCAGCAAAGTATGTGAGTCCTACGCAGTTAGTGAAAGATGTTCGAGCAATTGCCCAAGATATGGTGCATAAAAAGTTGGAAGAAAACGAATTGTTTGCACGGTACAAATTTAAATTTAAAAATGTCCCGTTAACTGCAACGATTGAATTTATGAAGGTCGTTAAAAAAACGGAGCCTTATATAAAAAACATTCAGTGTCCTACCTTTATTGTACAAGGGGAGCTGGATGGAATTGTGCCAAGTGCAACCGCCCAGATTTTATTTGAACAAATTCAGTCGCAACAAAAGCAAATGTATATTTCAGATTGTGGAAAACATCATATTTGTTACAGTGATGATTGTGAGCAATGGTTTGATCAAGTGTATCAATTTTTATTGGAGTAA
- a CDS encoding DEAD/DEAH box helicase, with amino-acid sequence MTNFSELNISESTLRSIKRMGFEEATPIQEGTVTFAMAGRDVLGQAQTGTGKTAAFGIPLIEKIDPKNPNIQALVIAPTRELAIQVSEELYKLGYDKRVKLLSVYGGQEIGRQIRALKNKPQIIVGTPGRIQDHINRRTLRLDEVQTLVLDEADEMLNMGFIDDINAILENVPSNRQTLLFSATMPPAIRKIAETFMKDPEIVKIKAKELTMENIEQFFVKATEREKFDALSRLLDSQKPELAIIFGRTKRRVDELSQALGLRGFLAEGIHGDLSQAKRISVLRQFKEGKIDILIATDVAARGLDISGVTHVYNFDIPQDPESYVHRIGRTGRAGKSGVAVTFVTPREMGYLRIVEETTKKRMTPLRPPSSEEALVGLQEDAMQSLVELVQNNDLGTYRELAAKLLENNEALDLVAAALKSITKEPDATPVSLSEERPLPMRRDRSQGGGGRGRGGNDRNRGGGNRGGGDRRGGDRRREGGGGGSRSGSGSRDGGRREGGARREGSRDRRPRPRRED; translated from the coding sequence TTGACAAATTTTTCAGAATTAAACATTAGTGAATCGACATTACGTTCTATTAAGCGTATGGGGTTTGAAGAAGCAACACCAATCCAAGAAGGAACAGTAACGTTTGCAATGGCTGGCCGTGACGTTTTAGGCCAAGCACAAACAGGTACTGGTAAAACAGCTGCATTTGGTATTCCTTTAATCGAGAAAATCGATCCAAAAAATCCAAATATCCAGGCTTTGGTAATTGCTCCGACTCGCGAATTAGCAATCCAAGTTTCAGAAGAACTTTATAAATTAGGTTATGATAAGCGCGTAAAATTATTATCAGTATACGGAGGTCAAGAAATTGGCCGTCAAATCCGCGCATTAAAAAACAAACCACAAATTATTGTGGGTACACCGGGTCGTATTCAAGACCATATTAACCGTCGTACATTACGTTTAGACGAAGTGCAAACTTTAGTTTTAGACGAAGCGGACGAAATGTTAAACATGGGCTTCATCGATGATATTAATGCGATTTTAGAAAACGTGCCATCAAACCGCCAAACATTACTATTCTCAGCGACAATGCCTCCAGCAATCCGTAAAATTGCAGAGACATTCATGAAAGATCCTGAAATCGTAAAAATTAAAGCGAAAGAATTAACAATGGAAAACATTGAACAGTTCTTTGTAAAAGCAACAGAGCGTGAAAAATTCGATGCTTTATCTCGTCTATTGGATTCACAAAAACCAGAATTAGCAATCATCTTCGGTCGTACGAAACGCCGTGTTGATGAGTTAAGCCAAGCTTTAGGTTTACGTGGCTTCTTAGCAGAAGGTATCCATGGTGATTTATCTCAAGCGAAACGTATTTCTGTTTTACGTCAGTTTAAAGAAGGTAAAATCGATATTTTAATCGCAACAGACGTTGCAGCTCGTGGATTGGATATTTCAGGTGTAACGCATGTTTACAACTTTGACATTCCACAAGATCCAGAATCATACGTTCACCGTATTGGTCGTACAGGCCGTGCAGGTAAATCTGGTGTTGCAGTAACTTTCGTAACACCTCGTGAAATGGGTTACTTACGTATCGTAGAAGAAACTACGAAAAAACGTATGACTCCTTTACGTCCACCTTCATCTGAAGAAGCATTAGTAGGCTTACAAGAAGATGCAATGCAATCATTGGTGGAATTAGTTCAAAATAATGATTTAGGTACTTACCGTGAGTTAGCAGCTAAGTTATTGGAAAATAATGAAGCGCTTGACTTAGTAGCAGCTGCTCTTAAATCAATTACTAAAGAACCTGATGCTACACCAGTATCATTATCTGAAGAACGTCCATTACCGATGCGTCGTGACCGTTCACAAGGTGGCGGAGGCCGCGGCCGTGGCGGTAATGACCGTAACCGTGGTGGTGGCAACCGTGGCGGTGGTGACCGTCGCGGAGGAGATCGTCGTCGTGAAGGTGGCGGAGGCGGAAGCCGTTCTGGTAGCGGAAGCCGTGATGGAGGTCGTCGTGAAGGCGGTGCTCGTCGTGAAGGCTCTCGTGATCGTCGTCCACGTCCACGTCGCGAAGACTAA
- a CDS encoding PH domain-containing protein, protein MREQPKFQLPKKAQTVWRLYGIIQTFIIALITGGIVFLTVRFDWPQWIMWIAIALVLLSIAFSVIVFPSIRWGIWRYEVREQEIEIQSGLFVVKRTLIPMVRVQHVDTEQGPILKKYMLANISISSAATVHTIPMLKVEDADELRTKISELARVAEDDV, encoded by the coding sequence GTGAGAGAACAACCAAAGTTTCAGTTACCAAAAAAAGCGCAAACAGTGTGGCGATTATATGGAATCATTCAAACTTTTATTATCGCACTTATAACAGGCGGCATCGTATTTTTAACAGTTCGATTTGATTGGCCGCAGTGGATTATGTGGATTGCCATCGCGCTCGTATTGTTATCCATTGCATTTTCAGTTATCGTATTCCCGAGCATCCGTTGGGGAATTTGGCGTTATGAAGTACGAGAACAGGAAATTGAAATTCAAAGTGGCCTGTTTGTCGTAAAACGGACATTAATACCGATGGTACGTGTTCAACATGTTGATACAGAGCAGGGACCGATATTAAAAAAATACATGTTAGCGAATATATCGATTTCATCGGCGGCAACAGTACATACGATTCCTATGTTGAAAGTTGAAGATGCTGATGAATTGAGGACAAAAATCTCTGAACTTGCAAGGGTGGCGGAAGATGATGTCTAA
- a CDS encoding PH domain-containing protein — MSKEKYKLHPVTAIINVVKALKDLLIPIIIIVAANGFNINLDYRSETFFSEMIPLFILVIVLSVTVVSSLIKWWTFVYWFEDSELRVEYGLFIKKKRYIPFDRIQNLNYKEGIFHRLFKLVQVQVETAGSKDGKPEAELTAVTKAAADEVEIQMKKAKQKLPIESELGQTAEDEKQEPASVVLHKMKIPELLLLATTSSGVGVVLAGVFAVLSQFAEFIPFDLIYDELAFLVEYGFIVVMILIALALILAWGVSVGLTFLNYYNFTVSKQHDRLIITRGLIEKKRVTIPLNRVQAIKLAENPFQQMLGLASVAVESAGGGFSGENDKKIILFPLIAKKELFAPLAELFPEYDFQITQLVQPPRKAQPFFYRIDFVWLVPLIGAISYFFYPYGLLSILLIVPIILLGRWQFKTTGYTVKDQQITIVSRLVSRVTFYALKKRVQITQGSQTYFQKRRDIGSVKIVVMSGMHGASATARHMEQQEIESVLSWYEH, encoded by the coding sequence ATGTCTAAAGAGAAATATAAACTTCATCCTGTAACGGCAATCATCAATGTTGTAAAAGCATTAAAAGATCTCCTTATCCCAATCATTATCATTGTGGCGGCGAACGGCTTTAATATTAATTTGGATTATCGAAGCGAAACATTTTTCAGCGAAATGATTCCACTCTTTATTTTAGTAATCGTCTTATCGGTAACGGTAGTGAGCAGTTTGATTAAGTGGTGGACATTTGTATATTGGTTTGAAGATAGTGAACTCCGTGTGGAATACGGTCTGTTTATAAAGAAAAAACGCTACATTCCATTTGATCGTATTCAAAACTTGAATTATAAAGAAGGTATTTTTCACCGGTTGTTCAAGCTTGTACAAGTACAAGTGGAAACGGCGGGAAGTAAAGATGGTAAACCGGAAGCGGAATTGACAGCAGTAACAAAAGCTGCGGCAGACGAAGTGGAAATTCAAATGAAAAAAGCGAAACAGAAACTGCCGATTGAAAGTGAACTAGGGCAAACGGCTGAAGATGAAAAACAAGAACCGGCATCAGTAGTTTTACACAAAATGAAAATCCCGGAGCTGTTACTGTTAGCGACGACTTCAAGCGGTGTGGGAGTAGTACTTGCCGGAGTTTTTGCTGTCCTTTCACAATTTGCGGAGTTTATCCCGTTTGATTTGATTTATGATGAATTGGCATTTTTAGTGGAATACGGCTTTATCGTGGTCATGATTTTAATCGCGCTTGCGCTAATACTGGCATGGGGAGTCTCTGTCGGCTTGACGTTTTTAAATTATTATAACTTTACGGTCAGCAAGCAACATGACCGGCTGATTATTACGCGAGGATTAATCGAAAAAAAACGTGTGACAATTCCGTTAAACCGGGTGCAGGCAATTAAACTGGCGGAAAACCCTTTCCAGCAAATGCTTGGCTTAGCATCTGTTGCGGTAGAAAGTGCTGGTGGAGGATTTAGCGGAGAGAATGATAAGAAAATCATTTTATTTCCGTTAATTGCAAAAAAAGAATTGTTTGCACCTTTGGCAGAACTGTTTCCTGAATATGATTTTCAAATTACGCAACTTGTTCAGCCGCCAAGAAAAGCACAGCCTTTTTTCTACCGGATTGATTTTGTATGGCTAGTCCCGTTAATCGGCGCTATTTCGTACTTTTTCTATCCATATGGACTGTTGTCAATATTGCTAATCGTTCCAATCATTCTACTTGGAAGATGGCAATTTAAGACGACTGGGTATACGGTGAAAGATCAGCAAATTACGATTGTCTCGCGTCTTGTAAGCCGTGTGACATTTTATGCATTGAAAAAGCGTGTACAAATTACGCAAGGTAGTCAAACCTATTTCCAGAAGCGACGGGATATAGGGTCTGTTAAGATTGTAGTGATGTCAGGTATGCACGGGGCTTCAGCGACAGCGCGTCATATGGAGCAACAGGAAATCGAAAGCGTACTGTCTTGGTATGAACATTAA
- a CDS encoding rhomboid family intramembrane serine protease — MFIRRENFKQYITLYPVVSSIIAINLIVFVLTLLPGFGEDLLYAGMSVNGLIAAGEWWRIITSMFLHAGFMHVLFNMFSLFLFGPELEKIAGKMRFLTIYFLAGIFGVAATYATQDAYYASVGASGALYGIFGAFGALVYYTRHLFPQLRQIILPLIVISIIMTFLTPNINIAAHLGGLVTGFILGVVYFNPKNMGRWRKQPIRRVK, encoded by the coding sequence ATGTTTATTCGTAGAGAAAATTTTAAACAGTACATTACGTTATATCCGGTCGTATCGTCAATTATAGCAATTAATTTAATTGTTTTCGTCCTAACATTATTACCGGGATTCGGCGAAGATTTGCTTTATGCCGGGATGAGCGTCAATGGACTCATTGCAGCCGGTGAATGGTGGCGTATTATTACGTCCATGTTTTTACATGCAGGTTTTATGCATGTTCTTTTTAATATGTTCTCTCTATTTTTATTTGGCCCGGAACTTGAGAAAATCGCCGGCAAAATGCGCTTTTTAACAATTTACTTTTTAGCCGGAATTTTTGGTGTTGCTGCTACTTACGCAACACAAGATGCCTATTATGCAAGCGTTGGTGCAAGTGGAGCACTGTACGGAATTTTCGGGGCGTTCGGGGCCCTTGTTTATTACACAAGACATTTATTCCCGCAGTTACGACAAATAATATTGCCATTAATAGTGATTAGTATTATTATGACATTTTTAACACCAAATATTAATATTGCTGCACATTTAGGCGGTTTGGTTACAGGCTTTATTTTAGGGGTTGTTTACTTTAACCCTAAAAATATGGGACGCTGGCGTAAACAGCCCATTAGACGGGTAAAATAA
- the acpS gene encoding holo-ACP synthase — MIKGIGLDLVELDRIEKMIGRSAKFAQRILTDRELAIFNTLSDMRKVEFLAGRFAAKEAYSKANGTGIGKGCELHQIEILKTEQGKPELYFDGERVNGFISITHTRTTAAAQVILMQ; from the coding sequence ATGATAAAAGGGATTGGTTTAGATTTAGTAGAATTGGACCGAATTGAAAAAATGATAGGCCGTTCAGCAAAATTTGCTCAACGAATTTTAACGGATAGGGAACTTGCCATTTTTAATACATTATCGGATATGCGCAAAGTTGAGTTTCTGGCAGGTCGCTTTGCTGCAAAGGAAGCCTATTCAAAAGCAAACGGCACAGGAATCGGTAAAGGCTGTGAACTCCACCAAATAGAAATTTTAAAAACGGAGCAAGGAAAACCTGAATTATACTTTGATGGTGAACGGGTGAACGGGTTTATTTCCATTACTCATACCCGGACAACAGCAGCTGCCCAAGTAATCTTAATGCAATAA
- a CDS encoding LolA family protein: MKLRLLVVVVCCLFLAACGKATKDEVIEDVNKKWNDAKGYELSASMEVRTGAEPRVYDVKVWHTKPDFYRVAVNPKGESEQQLIVRNEEGVFVVTPSLRKTHKFQSEWPKQNSQAYIIGALADDLVSDSKAVMTEDDASYTFEVATRNVDQTALPVQQIVIDKKTMLPTKVSVMDESLQEQVVITFADIKLGVKHTAEEYAVEKFTEKEEKKAASAEVADTEFSVYYPTIDWAHTKLTDEFEVQEDGNTRVILTFEGEKPFTLMQQPIQSDETILPVSGDPADLGYTIGAITDNSIQWDKDGMTFFIASTKLTKDELLEVAASVQESSIK; the protein is encoded by the coding sequence TTGAAACTCCGACTGCTAGTAGTTGTCGTTTGTTGTCTCTTTTTGGCGGCGTGTGGAAAAGCTACAAAGGATGAAGTGATTGAGGATGTTAACAAGAAGTGGAATGACGCAAAAGGTTATGAATTAAGTGCTTCGATGGAAGTTCGGACAGGCGCAGAGCCACGTGTTTACGATGTAAAAGTTTGGCACACAAAACCGGATTTTTACCGAGTGGCAGTTAATCCAAAAGGTGAGTCAGAACAGCAGTTAATCGTTCGAAATGAAGAAGGTGTCTTTGTTGTCACGCCATCATTACGTAAGACGCATAAGTTCCAAAGTGAATGGCCAAAGCAAAACAGTCAGGCGTATATAATTGGTGCATTGGCTGATGATTTGGTGTCAGATTCAAAAGCGGTAATGACTGAAGATGATGCGAGCTATACTTTTGAAGTAGCAACACGAAATGTAGACCAAACAGCACTGCCGGTACAGCAAATTGTAATTGATAAGAAAACGATGCTTCCGACAAAAGTAAGTGTGATGGATGAATCTTTACAAGAACAAGTTGTGATTACATTTGCCGACATTAAATTAGGTGTGAAGCATACTGCGGAAGAATATGCAGTAGAGAAATTCACTGAAAAAGAAGAAAAGAAAGCCGCATCAGCAGAAGTCGCAGACACAGAATTTAGTGTATATTACCCTACAATTGACTGGGCACATACTAAGCTGACAGATGAGTTTGAAGTGCAGGAAGATGGAAACACACGTGTTATTTTGACATTCGAAGGGGAAAAGCCATTTACATTAATGCAGCAGCCGATCCAATCTGATGAAACAATATTACCTGTATCCGGGGACCCGGCGGATTTAGGGTATACAATAGGCGCTATTACTGACAACTCAATTCAATGGGACAAAGATGGCATGACCTTCTTTATCGCTTCCACGAAATTAACAAAAGATGAATTACTGGAAGTAGCTGCAAGTGTGCAGGAAAGTAGTATAAAATAA
- the alr gene encoding alanine racemase, whose amino-acid sequence MDTPIYYRPTKAVIDLQAITHNITSLRNYIGPNIQVIAVVKANAYGHGDVEVAKTAIEAGATMLAVATPDEAVHIRENFKDIDILVLGASPHAFIPYASAENIILTAFSTEWLKEAQQYTPLLNQLRVHIKVDSGMGRIGVSTKEELLELYTMINSSDDFLVDGIFTHFATADEEDSMYFDNQATLFKDFLGALPQKPRLVHVANTATALVKDPSLRYDAVRFGISMYGLLPSGYVGTKLPFPIKPAFSLQTELVHIKKMKAGQSVGYGATYTAEEDCYIGTIPIGYADGMIRKLSGQEVLVGGKRAKIVGRICMDQSMILLPEAYNIGEEVVLIGCQQQEEITIDDWAHKLQTINYEVPCVITARVPRVYK is encoded by the coding sequence ATGGATACTCCAATTTATTACAGACCAACAAAAGCAGTAATTGATCTGCAAGCAATCACACATAACATTACTTCATTGCGAAATTATATAGGACCGAATATCCAAGTTATTGCTGTCGTAAAAGCAAATGCATATGGTCATGGAGATGTGGAAGTTGCAAAAACGGCAATTGAGGCCGGTGCAACAATGCTTGCTGTCGCAACACCTGACGAAGCAGTACATATTAGAGAGAATTTTAAGGATATCGATATTTTAGTGTTAGGTGCTTCACCGCACGCTTTTATTCCGTATGCATCAGCAGAAAATATTATCCTTACTGCCTTTTCGACAGAATGGCTGAAAGAAGCACAGCAGTATACACCGCTGCTGAATCAGTTAAGAGTTCATATTAAAGTTGATTCGGGTATGGGGCGTATCGGTGTATCTACTAAAGAAGAACTATTGGAATTATATACAATGATTAATTCTTCAGATGATTTTTTAGTGGATGGAATTTTTACGCATTTTGCTACTGCAGATGAAGAAGATTCAATGTACTTTGACAATCAAGCTACCCTATTCAAGGACTTTTTAGGCGCACTGCCACAAAAGCCTCGTCTTGTTCATGTTGCCAATACAGCTACCGCATTAGTAAAAGATCCTTCTTTGCGTTATGATGCGGTACGTTTCGGTATTTCCATGTACGGATTGCTGCCTTCAGGTTATGTAGGTACAAAATTGCCTTTTCCGATTAAGCCGGCATTTTCTCTACAGACAGAACTTGTACATATTAAAAAAATGAAAGCTGGTCAATCGGTAGGCTATGGTGCGACATATACAGCAGAAGAGGACTGCTATATCGGTACAATACCGATTGGCTACGCAGATGGTATGATTCGTAAGCTTTCGGGCCAAGAAGTGCTTGTTGGTGGAAAAAGAGCGAAAATTGTCGGCAGAATTTGTATGGATCAAAGTATGATTTTACTTCCGGAAGCATATAATATTGGGGAAGAAGTTGTACTGATAGGCTGCCAACAGCAAGAGGAAATCACAATAGATGATTGGGCTCATAAACTCCAAACAATTAATTACGAAGTGCCATGTGTAATAACGGCCAGAGTTCCTAGGGTATATAAATAA
- a CDS encoding transcriptional regulator, whose amino-acid sequence MYAKELAEVEEVVIDIPNELVTQFERTFGRNTENGYMMAYLATQNYTKHMQPNQIREALIKGYVEMSQINLTICSECLHAEYEAEHMVERLVSGG is encoded by the coding sequence TTGTACGCGAAGGAATTAGCAGAAGTAGAAGAAGTAGTAATTGACATACCAAATGAGCTAGTAACGCAATTCGAAAGAACGTTTGGGCGTAATACTGAGAATGGTTATATGATGGCGTATTTGGCGACTCAAAATTATACAAAGCATATGCAACCAAATCAAATACGGGAAGCTTTAATAAAGGGCTATGTGGAAATGTCGCAAATTAATCTGACAATTTGCAGTGAGTGCTTGCATGCAGAGTATGAAGCGGAACATATGGTGGAGCGTCTCGTAAGCGGGGGATGA
- a CDS encoding type II toxin-antitoxin system PemK/MazF family toxin — MIVKRGDVFFADLSPVVGSEQGGTRPVLIIQNDIGNRFSPTVIIAAITAQIQKAKLPTHVEIDAKKYGFERDSVILLEQLRTIDKSRLTDRITQLDAKLMQEVDIALNISLGLVKF, encoded by the coding sequence TTGATTGTAAAACGTGGAGACGTTTTTTTTGCTGACCTATCACCGGTGGTAGGGTCAGAACAGGGCGGGACTAGACCCGTTCTTATTATTCAAAATGATATTGGAAATCGCTTTAGTCCAACTGTCATAATAGCTGCAATAACTGCGCAAATTCAAAAAGCAAAGTTGCCTACACATGTTGAAATCGATGCAAAAAAGTATGGTTTTGAGCGTGATTCGGTAATTTTGCTTGAACAATTGCGTACAATTGATAAATCACGATTAACAGATCGTATTACTCAGCTAGATGCAAAACTAATGCAAGAAGTAGATATTGCTCTAAATATTAGTTTAGGACTCGTAAAATTTTAA